One genomic window of Deltaproteobacteria bacterium HGW-Deltaproteobacteria-6 includes the following:
- a CDS encoding MerR family transcriptional regulator: protein MTIGQLAKSFGLSRSTLLYYDSIGLLKPSARSRTNYRRYTKEDALKLEMICMYRQLGLSLASAGEILRAPKSGARGILEQRLLVLAKEISRLREQQHTIIRLLGDRSLRRRIPVLDKKGWIALLRACGLDEAAMNKWHQEFEKMSPLLHQEFLEGLGIPAKEIDVIRKWSKN, encoded by the coding sequence ATGACCATCGGGCAACTGGCCAAAAGTTTCGGCCTGTCCCGGAGCACACTCCTTTACTATGATTCCATCGGGCTGTTGAAGCCATCCGCCAGAAGCCGCACCAATTACCGGCGGTACACGAAGGAAGACGCCTTGAAGCTGGAGATGATTTGCATGTATCGTCAGCTGGGGCTTTCTCTTGCGTCGGCAGGCGAGATTCTCAGGGCGCCGAAGAGCGGCGCCCGCGGCATCCTGGAGCAGCGGTTGCTTGTCCTGGCCAAAGAGATCAGCCGTTTGCGCGAACAGCAGCACACGATTATCCGCCTGCTGGGAGACCGTTCACTCCGGAGGCGTATTCCTGTTCTGGATAAGAAAGGCTGGATTGCGCTTTTGCGGGCTTGCGGCCTTGATGAAGCGGCGATGAATAAATGGCATCAGGAATTTGAAAAGATGTCTCCGCTTTTGCATCAGGAGTTTTTGGAAGGATTGGGAATCCCCGCTAAAGAGATTGATGTGATCCGTAAATGGTCTAAAAACTGA
- a CDS encoding Fis family transcriptional regulator, whose product MMIDENEFFRDVSVRICGSLEIDKALLKCFEYVSRVLPVDELIITIYDPEIKCIKNVATVDSQGAHLTSEEIPLAPLLPHEIQDTERFPRIRKLDNAFSDPIIRRLAESRGWPPSSVLVNRLMIEGKYVGSFLAVVQGERKYSDEDLRVWALVNEPAAIALANHLQYREVIRVKDLLADDKRYLQNELKRGIGGTLVGADFGLREVMEKVHRVAPLLSPVLLVGETGTGKEVIANAIHELSHRSNGPLIKVNCGAIPETLIDSELFGHEKGAFTGAIAQKRGRFERADGGTIFLDEISELPQQVQVRLLRVLQEKEIERVGGQETIKVNVRVISATHTDLQSLVNSGQFREDLYFRLNIFPITVPPLRERKNDIPLLVHHFIQKKAQEMALSDIPDLSPGEIDRLMQYEWPGNVRELENAVERAIILSKNNYLTFGNIINCKAPLNRPIMEDIRETERLDVMEARYIEAVLDRAGGRVNGEGGAAELLGINPSTLRHRMRKLGIPFGRK is encoded by the coding sequence ATGATGATTGATGAAAATGAATTTTTCCGGGATGTCTCTGTTCGAATTTGCGGGAGCCTGGAAATTGATAAAGCATTGCTTAAGTGCTTCGAATATGTAAGCCGCGTTTTGCCTGTAGATGAATTAATCATCACGATATATGACCCGGAAATAAAATGCATTAAGAATGTCGCGACAGTTGATTCGCAGGGCGCACATCTCACCTCGGAAGAAATCCCGCTCGCGCCTTTGCTGCCTCATGAGATTCAGGATACCGAACGGTTTCCGCGGATCAGGAAATTGGATAATGCCTTCAGTGATCCCATTATCCGCCGTTTAGCGGAAAGCCGGGGATGGCCGCCTTCTTCAGTGCTGGTCAATCGCCTGATGATAGAAGGGAAATATGTGGGATCTTTTCTTGCTGTTGTCCAGGGTGAGAGAAAATACAGCGATGAAGATTTAAGGGTATGGGCCCTGGTGAACGAGCCGGCAGCGATTGCACTTGCCAATCACTTACAGTATCGAGAAGTGATCAGAGTCAAGGACCTTCTCGCGGATGACAAACGTTATCTCCAGAATGAATTAAAGAGGGGAATCGGGGGGACACTGGTCGGGGCTGATTTCGGCCTGAGGGAGGTCATGGAGAAAGTGCACCGGGTCGCTCCTCTATTGAGTCCTGTGCTTCTTGTGGGAGAAACCGGCACAGGGAAGGAAGTTATCGCAAATGCCATTCATGAACTTTCGCATCGCAGTAACGGACCACTGATCAAAGTCAACTGCGGGGCCATTCCGGAGACGCTCATCGACAGCGAACTATTCGGACACGAAAAAGGAGCCTTTACGGGGGCGATTGCCCAAAAGCGCGGCCGTTTTGAGCGTGCTGACGGCGGTACGATATTTCTGGATGAGATTTCTGAACTTCCACAGCAGGTGCAGGTCCGCCTCCTGCGCGTGCTGCAGGAAAAGGAAATCGAGCGTGTCGGCGGCCAGGAAACCATTAAGGTCAATGTGCGGGTCATATCGGCCACGCACACGGATCTGCAAAGCCTGGTAAACTCGGGGCAGTTCCGGGAAGATCTCTATTTCCGTTTGAACATATTTCCGATAACCGTACCGCCGCTGCGTGAAAGAAAAAACGATATACCGCTCCTGGTTCATCATTTTATTCAAAAGAAAGCACAGGAGATGGCACTGTCCGACATTCCGGATCTCTCGCCGGGCGAAATAGATCGATTGATGCAATATGAATGGCCCGGCAATGTGCGTGAACTTGAAAATGCGGTGGAAAGAGCGATCATTTTATCCAAGAATAATTATCTGACGTTCGGCAATATTATCAACTGCAAAGCTCCGCTAAACAGACCGATCATGGAGGATATCCGGGAAACCGAGAGGCTCGATGTAATGGAAGCCCGCTACATTGAAGCCGTTCTGGATAGGGCAGGAGGCCGGGTCAATGGAGAAGGAGGCGCCGCTGAATTGCTCGGCATTAATCCAAGCACACTTCGGCACCGGATGAGAAAACTGGGGATCCCGTTCGGCCGGAAGTGA
- a CDS encoding DTW domain-containing protein — protein MLFIIGLEKNPEQCRKTTSTAVRAELKRRKKFSKSGCRPSSTRRKVMAESVKFRDPRVHQKIDRHRACPRCYRDIDECLCAKVPVFENLISVIILQHPQEQYKQLNSAWLANIMLKNSHVRVGLSWNGFKSVAGESAMPSQWGILFLNNKGKAGDPPVTIQNRKKQFSADYGFLKGIIALDGSWKQAKTLWWRNPWFLKLNRISLNPAHASLRAQTREGGLSTIEAIAFALDNLGEDKLTGESLRENFRRLIIGIA, from the coding sequence ATGTTATTCATAATCGGCTTGGAAAAGAACCCGGAACAGTGCCGGAAAACCACAAGCACGGCGGTCCGGGCAGAGCTGAAGCGCCGTAAAAAGTTTAGTAAATCAGGATGCCGTCCCTCATCAACCAGAAGGAAAGTCATGGCCGAGTCCGTTAAATTCCGGGATCCCAGAGTGCACCAGAAAATCGACCGCCACCGGGCATGTCCGAGATGCTACCGGGATATAGATGAGTGCCTCTGCGCAAAAGTGCCTGTTTTTGAAAACCTTATCTCTGTGATTATTCTGCAGCATCCGCAGGAACAATACAAACAGCTTAATTCGGCCTGGCTTGCCAACATCATGCTGAAGAACAGCCATGTTCGTGTCGGTCTCTCCTGGAATGGATTCAAGTCGGTGGCCGGAGAATCCGCAATGCCCTCACAATGGGGAATCCTGTTTCTTAACAACAAAGGCAAGGCCGGAGATCCGCCGGTCACCATTCAGAATCGGAAGAAACAATTCAGCGCCGATTATGGATTTCTGAAAGGGATCATCGCGCTTGACGGATCCTGGAAGCAGGCAAAGACGCTGTGGTGGCGCAATCCCTGGTTCCTGAAACTCAATCGCATCTCACTCAACCCCGCCCATGCGTCGCTCCGCGCGCAAACCCGCGAGGGGGGCCTTTCCACAATCGAAGCTATCGCTTTTGCCCTCGATAACCTGGGGGAAGACAAACTGACCGGTGAAAGCCTTCGCGAGAATTTTCGCCGGTTAATCATCGGCATTGCCTGA
- the menA gene encoding 1,4-dihydroxy-2-naphthoate octaprenyltransferase: MKLKKYIIVTRPWSFTMSLISVSVGTLLAAEVGSISWLWFLITAVGITFFHAAANVINDYFDTKNEIDTPDAPTAKYRPQPIISGLMTSRQVLAEAIVLFAVTAVIGFVIAYMRSWHVIWIGVVGLLTAIFYTAGPVKFKYRALGEIAVFLMWGPLMVSGAYAVQVQALSLKPLLISIPFGILVALVLFANNMRDIAFDARQNVKTLSIVMGLEKSFLIFAGLILAAYIYVFGMIVLGMMSLWGLIIFLSVPKAWSLLKTFHHKIPDMADALTAQFDTVFGILLMLALFLDRIVHL, encoded by the coding sequence ATGAAGTTAAAGAAATATATTATCGTTACAAGACCATGGTCATTCACCATGTCGCTGATTTCCGTTTCAGTAGGCACCCTTCTGGCAGCTGAAGTCGGATCGATATCCTGGCTGTGGTTTTTGATTACAGCGGTCGGCATTACTTTTTTTCATGCGGCAGCCAATGTTATCAATGATTATTTTGATACAAAAAATGAAATTGATACACCGGATGCCCCGACGGCAAAATACAGGCCGCAGCCCATCATTTCGGGCCTGATGACATCCAGGCAGGTTCTTGCCGAGGCTATAGTTCTTTTTGCAGTGACAGCCGTTATCGGCTTTGTGATCGCCTACATGCGGTCATGGCACGTCATCTGGATAGGCGTGGTGGGGCTCCTCACCGCTATTTTCTATACTGCGGGGCCGGTTAAATTCAAGTATCGCGCCCTGGGTGAAATCGCCGTGTTTCTGATGTGGGGCCCTTTGATGGTTTCGGGCGCTTATGCGGTTCAGGTGCAAGCCCTGTCTCTTAAGCCGCTTTTGATCTCCATTCCTTTCGGAATCCTGGTGGCGCTGGTTCTTTTTGCCAACAACATGCGGGATATCGCTTTTGATGCGAGGCAGAATGTAAAAACGCTCAGTATCGTGATGGGGCTGGAAAAAAGCTTTCTGATCTTTGCCGGTCTGATTTTAGCGGCGTATATTTATGTTTTCGGAATGATCGTTCTGGGCATGATGAGTCTGTGGGGATTAATTATCTTCCTGTCCGTCCCCAAGGCCTGGAGTCTGCTTAAAACCTTTCACCACAAAATACCGGATATGGCGGACGCATTGACCGCCCAATTTGACACGGTCTTTGGTATTCTGCTGATGCTGGCTCTTTTTCTGGACAGGATTGTGCATCTATGA
- a CDS encoding DNA polymerase IV — MNAFFISCEMTRNASLACVPAAVAGDPKKRSGIILAANYEARACGVKTTMVLHEALKLCPKLILVAPDHHFYQQKSEEVMDLLANYTPVLEQNSIDEAWLDMTGSEGLFGSPLSAAKHIMGEIKNRLGLWCSIGIAENKFLAKMAAEMKKPLGITELWPSDIPAKLWPLPVREMYGVGAKTAEKLAGMRIKTIGDLANIDIKRLVKTFGKWGDEMHLHARGIDHAPVLARTTDDMKSIGRSTTLPEDVSDIEKAKLVLMELADDIGMTARRHDKKGRTVHITLKYADFKVITRQATIPETFTTRDIYQAGCHLLEQNWSSSRPVRLIGISLSGFHDEGSPDQLSLFEKPEETAIDEKNKRIDSAMDKIRNRHGSEKITFAALIKKDKDGK; from the coding sequence ATGAATGCCTTTTTTATCAGCTGCGAGATGACCAGGAATGCTTCTCTTGCCTGCGTCCCGGCTGCTGTTGCCGGTGATCCGAAGAAGCGATCAGGCATCATCCTTGCCGCAAACTATGAGGCAAGGGCATGCGGCGTCAAAACGACCATGGTTCTTCATGAAGCCTTAAAACTTTGCCCCAAACTGATCCTGGTTGCGCCGGATCATCATTTCTATCAGCAGAAATCAGAAGAGGTCATGGATTTGCTTGCCAACTATACGCCGGTTCTCGAACAAAACAGCATTGATGAGGCCTGGCTGGATATGACAGGGAGTGAAGGGCTGTTCGGCAGCCCACTTTCTGCCGCAAAACACATCATGGGAGAAATCAAAAACCGGCTCGGACTCTGGTGCTCCATCGGAATTGCCGAAAACAAATTCCTGGCCAAAATGGCGGCTGAAATGAAAAAGCCTCTGGGCATCACCGAACTGTGGCCATCCGATATTCCGGCAAAACTCTGGCCGCTTCCGGTGCGGGAAATGTACGGCGTCGGCGCTAAAACCGCTGAAAAGCTCGCCGGCATGAGGATCAAAACAATCGGTGATCTGGCCAATATTGATATAAAACGACTTGTCAAAACGTTCGGGAAATGGGGCGATGAAATGCATCTGCATGCCCGCGGGATCGACCACGCTCCGGTACTTGCCCGCACGACGGATGACATGAAGTCCATCGGACGCTCCACCACACTGCCGGAAGATGTATCCGACATTGAAAAAGCCAAGCTGGTTTTAATGGAACTGGCCGATGACATCGGCATGACGGCCAGAAGGCATGACAAAAAAGGCCGCACGGTACATATCACCCTGAAGTATGCTGATTTTAAAGTCATCACCAGACAGGCAACCATTCCGGAAACGTTTACCACCCGGGATATTTATCAGGCCGGCTGCCATCTGCTTGAACAAAACTGGAGCAGCTCGCGTCCGGTACGGTTGATCGGGATAAGCCTCTCGGGATTTCATGATGAGGGCTCCCCGGATCAGCTGTCGCTTTTTGAAAAGCCCGAAGAGACGGCCATCGACGAAAAAAACAAACGGATTGACAGCGCCATGGATAAAATCAGAAACCGGCATGGCTCTGAAAAGATAACCTTTGCCGCATTGATTAAAAAAGATAAAGACGGCAAGTAA
- a CDS encoding CPBP family intramembrane metalloprotease translates to MMIWGAVLLAIVCWAFTFGLAWGNFWVKIGLSVILICAYSFYWQKPKINISLTSVFLGILSAVVLYGIFYLGFVLSPYIVPGATSQVGGIYNMGIHTDARLIFLLLLLVTGPGEEIFWRGFLQERLMGQYGNIAGFLLTTFIYGSIHIFSLNFMLTMAAYVAGAFWGALYLWKRDLTMVIVSHSLWSAVIFAIFPVH, encoded by the coding sequence ATGATGATTTGGGGTGCGGTTCTACTGGCCATCGTCTGCTGGGCTTTTACCTTTGGTCTGGCCTGGGGAAACTTCTGGGTTAAAATCGGTCTTTCCGTTATTCTGATCTGCGCCTATTCCTTTTACTGGCAAAAGCCGAAAATAAATATTTCTCTGACATCCGTATTCCTGGGCATCTTATCCGCCGTCGTTCTTTACGGCATCTTTTATCTGGGCTTTGTTCTCTCGCCTTATATCGTGCCCGGAGCAACCTCGCAGGTCGGCGGTATTTATAATATGGGCATCCATACCGACGCGCGGCTCATTTTTCTGCTGCTTTTATTGGTTACCGGTCCCGGAGAAGAAATCTTCTGGCGGGGTTTTCTGCAGGAGCGCCTGATGGGTCAATACGGAAATATAGCCGGTTTTCTTCTCACGACATTCATTTATGGCAGCATTCACATCTTTTCACTGAACTTTATGCTGACGATGGCCGCTTACGTTGCCGGGGCGTTTTGGGGCGCGCTTTATTTATGGAAACGGGACCTGACCATGGTTATTGTTTCCCACTCCCTTTGGAGCGCCGTGATTTTCGCCATCTTTCCCGTTCACTGA
- a CDS encoding cytochrome C: MSSAPLRVYVDSLFRLLQSGICSGCRKLFTRLLRSAEFQGGAMQRIFLWFVFCFILVLTCWIVVPSQGTSAGKGGRSETCKMCHQGHYSTYINSPHAKMAIRKSPANAEGCESCHGDGKSHIQKGGGGGVDIFIFRDKKNDGAAKSAKCLDCHAESRTLTHWDMGAHKAAGISCDNCHTVHSGKKMNLKTPQPELCISCHRSIRGQIAKQSHHPIKEGKIKCTDCHDHHGGFGEKSIKGGSGNELCYKCHAEKRGPFMWEHPPVEENCKTCHTVHGSNHGKLLNNRVPQLCQSCHDATQHPGNIYTNFFNFGGASQSNRMFARSCLNCHSEVHGSTGPSTRGKTLVR; encoded by the coding sequence ATGTCGTCTGCGCCGCTGAGAGTTTACGTTGATTCATTGTTTCGGCTACTACAGTCAGGAATCTGCTCCGGATGCCGAAAACTGTTCACGAGACTATTACGAAGTGCAGAGTTTCAAGGGGGTGCGATGCAAAGAATATTTCTGTGGTTTGTCTTTTGTTTCATCTTGGTTCTTACTTGCTGGATTGTCGTTCCTTCGCAAGGAACGAGCGCAGGAAAAGGTGGCAGGTCTGAGACCTGCAAAATGTGCCATCAGGGACACTACAGCACCTATATCAATTCTCCTCATGCAAAAATGGCCATCCGTAAAAGTCCGGCAAATGCCGAAGGATGCGAATCCTGTCATGGAGACGGTAAATCCCACATTCAGAAGGGCGGCGGCGGTGGTGTCGATATTTTCATTTTCAGAGATAAAAAAAATGACGGGGCGGCAAAATCAGCAAAATGTCTCGATTGCCATGCCGAGTCAAGAACCCTCACCCATTGGGACATGGGCGCCCATAAGGCTGCCGGTATCTCCTGCGACAACTGCCATACGGTTCATTCGGGGAAAAAAATGAATCTGAAAACGCCTCAGCCGGAATTGTGTATTTCCTGCCATCGGAGTATTCGCGGTCAGATTGCCAAGCAATCGCATCATCCCATTAAAGAAGGCAAAATAAAATGCACAGATTGTCATGATCATCACGGCGGTTTCGGGGAGAAATCCATCAAAGGCGGCTCCGGCAACGAACTATGCTACAAATGTCATGCTGAAAAGCGCGGTCCTTTCATGTGGGAGCATCCTCCTGTTGAAGAAAACTGCAAAACCTGCCACACCGTGCATGGGAGTAATCATGGGAAACTCCTGAACAACCGCGTACCTCAACTTTGTCAGAGTTGCCATGATGCAACGCAGCATCCGGGAAATATCTATACAAACTTCTTTAATTTTGGGGGCGCGTCGCAGTCCAACAGGATGTTTGCCCGTTCTTGCCTGAATTGTCATTCGGAAGTCCACGGTAGTACCGGTCCTTCGACGCGCGGTAAAACCCTGGTCAGATAG
- a CDS encoding flavocytochrome c — MAEKEKDSKALTRRNFLKTAGATAAAAGLATGGMTMMPWTAEAAAIPKKWDETYDVVIVGSGFAALAAALEAKKAGASVVVLEKMRTAGGNSIVNGGVVAAAGSPLQAKQGIKDSPELLLKDMLTAGLNLNHVELAKMVADRSVETVMWTIDDLGVKYKDRVSQEGGHSVPRMYSTYNQSGSAIVTAQLAKLKGLGVVPRLQSYLTQIYRDADGRVKGVQIRDKYVFPKKDSGKIKNIKAKKAVIMATGGFGADVNFRTIQDPRLTADVDTTNQPGATSEALRESLRIGCTPLQLSWIQLGPWGSPDEKGFGLAAFFGQGCAAIYGLWIDTKTGRRFVNELADRKVRADAILKAGNKCLAFCDENGTRLQKDAIPKFMERGIVKKYDTLEAMAAAYNVPFGPMMEEINKYNEALVKGKDEAWGRYLWKDAKPIGTAPFYAMRLMPKVHHCMGGVNINAQAQALDVMTDQPIPGLYAAGELTGGVHGAVRLGSCATIDCLVFGRVAGQNAVKEKSWS, encoded by the coding sequence ATGGCAGAAAAAGAAAAGGATTCAAAAGCATTAACCAGAAGGAATTTTTTAAAAACAGCAGGCGCCACGGCCGCAGCCGCGGGACTGGCCACGGGCGGAATGACCATGATGCCCTGGACCGCCGAAGCGGCGGCCATCCCGAAGAAATGGGACGAGACCTATGACGTGGTCATCGTCGGCAGTGGTTTTGCCGCACTGGCCGCAGCTTTAGAAGCAAAAAAAGCCGGGGCGTCCGTGGTTGTTTTAGAAAAAATGCGCACGGCCGGCGGCAATTCGATTGTTAATGGCGGTGTAGTCGCGGCGGCAGGCTCGCCCCTGCAGGCTAAGCAGGGAATCAAAGATTCACCGGAACTCCTGCTCAAGGACATGCTGACAGCCGGGCTGAACTTAAACCATGTCGAATTGGCCAAAATGGTAGCTGACCGATCGGTGGAAACAGTGATGTGGACCATTGACGATCTGGGCGTCAAATACAAGGACCGGGTCAGTCAGGAAGGGGGACACTCCGTTCCGCGGATGTACAGTACATACAATCAGAGCGGATCGGCAATCGTAACGGCGCAACTGGCCAAGTTAAAAGGTCTGGGCGTGGTGCCGAGATTACAAAGTTATCTAACTCAGATTTATCGTGATGCGGATGGGCGGGTCAAAGGCGTTCAAATTCGTGATAAATATGTTTTCCCGAAAAAAGACAGTGGAAAGATCAAGAACATTAAAGCCAAGAAAGCGGTCATCATGGCGACAGGCGGCTTCGGCGCCGACGTTAATTTCCGGACGATTCAGGACCCCCGCCTGACGGCTGACGTGGATACAACCAATCAGCCGGGTGCAACCTCCGAAGCGCTTCGCGAATCCCTGCGCATCGGCTGCACTCCGTTGCAGCTTTCTTGGATTCAACTCGGGCCCTGGGGCAGCCCGGATGAAAAAGGTTTCGGGCTCGCGGCCTTCTTCGGCCAGGGCTGCGCGGCAATATACGGTCTGTGGATCGATACCAAAACCGGCCGACGTTTCGTTAATGAACTGGCTGACCGCAAGGTCCGTGCCGACGCCATTCTCAAGGCAGGCAATAAATGCCTTGCCTTTTGCGATGAAAACGGCACCCGGCTGCAGAAAGACGCCATCCCCAAGTTCATGGAAAGAGGCATCGTCAAGAAGTACGATACACTGGAAGCAATGGCGGCGGCCTATAACGTTCCCTTCGGCCCCATGATGGAAGAAATCAATAAATACAATGAAGCGCTGGTCAAAGGCAAAGATGAAGCCTGGGGACGCTATCTCTGGAAAGACGCCAAACCTATTGGGACGGCGCCTTTCTACGCCATGCGGCTGATGCCAAAAGTTCATCACTGCATGGGCGGCGTCAATATTAATGCGCAAGCGCAGGCGCTGGACGTGATGACGGATCAGCCTATCCCCGGACTGTACGCGGCGGGAGAACTCACGGGTGGTGTACATGGTGCAGTGCGCCTCGGCAGCTGCGCCACAATCGATTGTCTGGTATTCGGACGTGTTGCCGGACAAAACGCGGTAAAAGAGAAAAGCTGGAGCTAG